A genomic region of Halobacillus litoralis contains the following coding sequences:
- a CDS encoding peptidase M23 has protein sequence MSEVIKIMVLIVLFSGLTTLQYNMDADETTTRQLKNSLELAVHDAALALDESQLSNGEIVFDQDQAIEQFKSSLENNLQLQSGEGYLYTPTENSFYKHDFYLEHLEFLDDSNSTFPLVYENSDYDILDKINGPSIVAVVSTTSPRYFAGNGITARKAVVYEYTQ, from the coding sequence ATGTCTGAAGTAATTAAAATAATGGTACTAATTGTGCTTTTCTCAGGTTTAACAACGCTGCAATACAATATGGATGCTGATGAAACTACGACACGCCAGTTAAAAAACTCTCTAGAGCTAGCTGTTCATGATGCTGCGCTTGCTCTTGATGAGTCACAATTATCAAATGGAGAAATTGTGTTTGATCAAGATCAGGCTATAGAACAATTTAAAAGTAGCTTGGAAAATAACTTGCAACTGCAATCAGGTGAAGGATACCTGTACACTCCTACAGAGAATTCTTTTTATAAGCATGATTTCTACCTGGAACATCTTGAGTTTCTAGACGATAGTAATTCTACGTTTCCATTAGTTTATGAAAATAGCGATTATGATATCTTAGACAAAATTAATGGTCCAAGTATCGTTGCAGTAGTTTCTACAACCTCTCCTCGATATTTTGCTGGTAATGGAATAACCGCTAGAAAAGCTGTTGTTTATGAATACACTCAATAA
- a CDS encoding helix-turn-helix domain-containing protein: protein MTKQSNVKILFGANVKYHRNRLKISQEILAEKTNLHRNYIGEVERGLRNLSLENIYKISKALGVKMSDLLDFE, encoded by the coding sequence ATGACTAAACAATCAAATGTTAAAATATTATTTGGTGCAAACGTTAAATATCATCGAAATCGTCTAAAAATATCTCAAGAAATACTAGCAGAGAAAACCAACTTACATAGGAATTATATAGGTGAAGTTGAAAGAGGACTTAGAAACCTCTCCTTAGAGAATATATATAAAATTTCTAAGGCTTTAGGGGTAAAAATGTCCGATTTGTTAGATTTCGAATAA
- a CDS encoding DUF6018 family natural product bioysynthesis protein → MAMTIAEFFGIEDRVEDCRKEVQAKEVALERSPYKAEIIRKDGERRIYPCRSSQKKVAIKEILLFVKSIEEATGEKVAWRFKGEKVFHFSQQTFNEVSSKTSIKGKMKKFLNAFFDLED, encoded by the coding sequence ATGGCTATGACAATAGCTGAATTTTTCGGTATCGAAGATCGGGTGGAAGATTGTAGAAAAGAAGTACAGGCAAAAGAGGTGGCGCTAGAACGGTCCCCTTACAAAGCGGAGATTATAAGAAAAGATGGAGAACGTCGTATTTATCCTTGCCGTTCTTCTCAAAAGAAAGTTGCTATTAAAGAAATCTTGCTCTTCGTTAAATCTATCGAAGAAGCTACTGGAGAAAAAGTTGCTTGGCGTTTCAAAGGAGAAAAGGTATTTCATTTTAGTCAACAGACTTTTAATGAAGTAAGCTCAAAAACGTCAATAAAAGGAAAAATGAAAAAATTTTTAAACGCATTCTTTGATTTAGAAGATTAA
- a CDS encoding S-layer homology domain-containing protein: MKKLLGVFVVITSLLVLSSTVSAEEAFKDINGHWAEEEILQMANEGIVKGVPGGNFEPNQEISRAEFIAILTRVFDFEESKSDFSDVNEGDWFYKSVSKGFNEGIVSGFPNGTFGPKQNVTRQDIAVFIDRAIKKNGDFSKLAKLEFNDENDIFHYAKDSIRTMVAYNLMQGKGNNKVAPLDNANRAESTVMIYRMKELLSRESNPEPSEPEEPSDPEPSDPEPSEPEEPSDPEPSDPEPSEPEEPSDPEPSDPEPSEPEEPSDKHYTEMTLEELKEVYGPYTLVERIDGYAPGVGITTRDLMDRYYDKLNNPVYDVPDPETYMKEKEKSLQSLNGHYSTWYPKYEVISYNGMPFVESPLYDGDYILPFKSNQADRLSILPRSPAKGEILIDLHTYSEGFAIYQHDNVGVGYLGETMYQKNGVWMVDSHSLFNRFGDVSTGAESQTIEYKNRTVEVTNGKTLIKVNGSQKNLQTSVEKKNDTLFVPLREVANELGLYTREYKLELGRLEVATYELKADFVRN; encoded by the coding sequence ATGAAAAAACTTTTGGGCGTATTCGTGGTAATTACAAGCTTATTAGTATTATCCAGTACAGTGAGTGCAGAAGAAGCATTCAAAGACATTAACGGGCATTGGGCAGAAGAAGAAATCTTACAGATGGCCAATGAAGGAATTGTTAAAGGGGTGCCTGGAGGAAACTTTGAACCCAATCAAGAGATATCAAGAGCAGAGTTCATTGCAATACTGACACGAGTCTTTGATTTTGAGGAATCTAAAAGTGATTTTTCAGATGTAAACGAAGGTGATTGGTTTTATAAATCCGTAAGTAAAGGATTTAATGAAGGAATAGTTAGTGGTTTTCCTAATGGAACATTTGGACCTAAACAGAATGTTACTAGACAGGACATAGCGGTTTTTATAGACCGAGCAATTAAAAAGAACGGTGATTTTAGTAAACTTGCTAAGTTAGAATTCAACGACGAGAATGATATTTTTCATTATGCGAAAGATAGCATCCGTACAATGGTTGCTTATAATCTAATGCAAGGTAAAGGTAACAATAAGGTTGCGCCATTAGATAATGCTAACCGAGCTGAATCAACGGTAATGATTTATAGAATGAAAGAACTATTAAGTAGAGAAAGCAATCCAGAGCCTTCTGAACCAGAAGAGCCAAGTGATCCAGAACCGAGTGACCCAGAGCCTTCTGAACCAGAAGAGCCAAGTGATCCAGAACCGAGTGACCCGGAGCCTTCTGAACCAGAAGAGCCAAGTGATCCAGAACCGAGTGACCCGGAGCCTTCCGAACCAGAAGAACCAAGTGATAAGCATTATACTGAAATGACTTTAGAAGAATTAAAAGAAGTCTATGGTCCATATACACTTGTAGAAAGAATTGATGGATATGCTCCAGGTGTTGGAATAACTACTAGAGACTTAATGGACCGTTATTACGATAAGTTAAATAATCCTGTTTATGATGTACCAGATCCGGAGACTTATATGAAAGAAAAAGAGAAATCTCTTCAATCTTTAAATGGTCATTACTCCACATGGTATCCAAAGTATGAAGTCATTAGCTATAATGGAATGCCATTTGTAGAATCACCTCTTTATGACGGGGACTACATTTTGCCATTTAAGTCCAATCAAGCAGACCGTTTATCTATACTTCCAAGAAGTCCTGCAAAAGGTGAAATATTAATTGATTTGCACACATATAGCGAAGGATTTGCAATATATCAACATGATAATGTAGGTGTGGGGTATTTAGGTGAGACCATGTATCAAAAGAATGGAGTATGGATGGTAGATAGTCATAGCTTATTTAATAGATTCGGAGATGTATCTACTGGTGCAGAATCACAAACTATTGAGTATAAAAATAGAACTGTAGAAGTTACCAATGGAAAAACCTTAATAAAAGTAAATGGTTCACAGAAAAACTTGCAAACTTCAGTAGAAAAGAAAAATGATACTTTGTTCGTTCCGCTTAGGGAAGTGGCCAATGAATTAGGTTTATATACAAGAGAATATAAACTAGAGTTGGGTAGGTTAGAGGTAGCCACATATGAATTGAAAGCTGATTTTGTAAGAAATTAA
- a CDS encoding ATPase, T2SS/T4P/T4SS family has product MVRTFDKIFPKEAEGIDMRVTEDAQPYDPSKWLTKQIEKKGLDSNTVTTFQRKKSFNAICELVRKHLDTSNESGIQSEEQKRKDAERLELQHKAVIGDQAAMNYFVAQINEVLRKINVTSGDFPGFYDSLGEAIFHEVWGVSVLHKWEIYPQSEAAVIRGRELWIDIDGDFVKQEEEFGDDDVVQRVKRTFTLRTKDAVINEQSPELEIEREDGSRITMIQQPRSRQDYIMFRRFIVKDISLVEQSRKKTIKEEDVPLFRALSRTMPNTIFAGRVRSAKSTFMKSMLRERDSSYVIAGIEKHFELGLTSQLPDRLCFEVQAKEGDLHEAMPRLLRMEHDFIVVGEIRSLETEGYMQACERGERGAYATYHLTKVDHVVKQITRHVLDEFSNRNFENELERVARNLDVVVTMGTDRDRRTKRVLGVTEVIWDEEKKEARTVDLVRYSEITREYYYSSNISKDLLYLMAQENLEEAKILIQLLKKREKESPMSDLDRIKDTLLDDLLGGESVV; this is encoded by the coding sequence ATGGTAAGAACTTTTGACAAAATATTTCCTAAAGAAGCAGAAGGCATCGATATGAGGGTAACAGAAGATGCCCAGCCTTATGATCCGTCCAAGTGGTTAACAAAACAGATTGAGAAGAAAGGATTGGACTCAAATACAGTCACCACCTTTCAAAGGAAAAAATCATTTAATGCCATTTGTGAACTTGTAAGGAAACACCTTGATACATCTAATGAATCAGGAATCCAATCGGAAGAGCAAAAAAGGAAAGATGCGGAGAGGTTGGAACTTCAACATAAAGCAGTTATTGGTGACCAGGCAGCTATGAATTATTTCGTAGCACAGATTAATGAAGTGTTACGAAAAATTAATGTCACCTCCGGGGATTTTCCTGGATTTTATGATTCTCTAGGGGAAGCCATATTCCACGAAGTATGGGGGGTAAGCGTTCTTCATAAGTGGGAGATTTATCCTCAATCAGAAGCAGCTGTTATCCGTGGAAGAGAGCTATGGATTGATATTGACGGGGATTTTGTAAAGCAGGAGGAAGAATTCGGAGACGATGATGTTGTACAGAGAGTTAAGAGAACTTTTACTTTACGGACTAAAGATGCAGTCATTAACGAGCAGAGTCCAGAGCTTGAAATAGAAAGAGAAGATGGTAGTCGTATAACAATGATTCAACAACCAAGATCCCGCCAGGACTACATAATGTTTCGCCGCTTCATTGTAAAAGATATAAGTCTCGTTGAACAATCACGAAAGAAGACAATCAAAGAAGAAGATGTACCCCTTTTCCGAGCATTATCAAGAACGATGCCAAATACCATATTCGCGGGAAGGGTCCGGTCAGCTAAATCGACCTTTATGAAATCCATGCTTAGAGAACGCGATTCTTCCTATGTCATTGCTGGGATAGAAAAACACTTTGAGTTGGGATTAACTTCTCAGCTGCCTGATCGTTTATGTTTTGAAGTACAGGCGAAAGAAGGAGACTTACATGAAGCTATGCCGCGGCTATTAAGGATGGAACACGACTTTATTGTTGTGGGTGAGATTCGCTCTTTAGAAACGGAAGGCTATATGCAAGCATGTGAACGTGGTGAACGTGGCGCTTATGCTACATATCACCTTACAAAGGTGGACCATGTAGTCAAACAGATCACCAGACACGTTTTGGATGAGTTTTCTAACCGTAATTTTGAAAACGAATTGGAGCGTGTGGCTAGGAATTTAGATGTTGTTGTCACAATGGGGACAGACCGCGACAGAAGAACAAAACGTGTGCTAGGTGTCACAGAAGTGATTTGGGATGAAGAAAAGAAAGAGGCTCGTACTGTGGACTTAGTAAGATACAGCGAAATTACAAGGGAATATTACTATTCATCTAACATTTCTAAAGACTTGTTGTACTTGATGGCTCAAGAAAACCTCGAAGAAGCTAAGATATTAATTCAGTTGCTTAAGAAAAGAGAGAAGGAATCTCCTATGAGTGACCTTGATCGTATCAAGGATACGCTCTTGGACGATTTACTAGGAGGTGAATCCGTTGTTTGA
- a CDS encoding DUF6094 domain-containing protein, which translates to MSHIGNKLRSGFFATPERQGEYIAQLLDVKGDGTFLDPTCGEGEVLSQIARKHQTEDLTIRTNGVELDKARAAIAKDNLDYCVNAPIESMVISNKSASLLYLNPPYDYTMKGMDDEYAERKEWAELSRNSRYLKENGLMIYIIPSYRFADEKIARYLATHFYNIGVLRFSDEDYEGFKQCIFIANKKSGKRKEFNRKLYDFLLQMNDEEFIKQNVTPINLMIGRMSWKVPQGTTQLEPFYTKLENKNNFYDGIVNSKGFAAFKERSKPKRLEIGGNPCLPINQGQMAILLASGAVNGAIGEGDHYHLVQGLELVTKVREEEQNEHENGGKTTISKVRTQRDVSVKIITPSGLVRKLV; encoded by the coding sequence ATGAGTCATATAGGTAACAAATTACGCTCGGGGTTCTTTGCAACTCCTGAGAGACAGGGCGAATATATAGCGCAATTATTAGATGTTAAGGGAGATGGTACTTTTCTAGATCCAACTTGTGGGGAAGGAGAAGTACTTTCACAAATTGCAAGGAAGCATCAAACGGAGGATTTAACTATCCGTACTAATGGTGTAGAACTAGATAAGGCCAGAGCTGCAATAGCAAAAGATAATCTTGATTATTGTGTTAATGCTCCAATTGAAAGCATGGTAATTTCAAACAAATCTGCATCTCTTCTTTATTTGAACCCTCCCTATGATTACACCATGAAGGGTATGGATGATGAATATGCAGAGAGAAAAGAGTGGGCAGAGCTCTCACGTAACAGCCGCTACCTTAAAGAAAATGGATTGATGATTTACATCATTCCTAGTTACAGGTTTGCGGATGAAAAGATCGCCAGATACCTAGCCACACATTTTTATAATATTGGTGTGCTTCGTTTTTCTGATGAGGATTATGAAGGGTTTAAGCAATGCATCTTCATTGCTAATAAAAAATCAGGAAAGCGGAAGGAATTCAACCGGAAACTATATGATTTCCTTTTGCAAATGAATGATGAAGAGTTTATCAAACAAAATGTTACACCTATCAACTTAATGATTGGGCGTATGTCTTGGAAGGTTCCTCAAGGAACTACTCAATTAGAACCTTTCTACACTAAATTGGAGAACAAAAATAACTTTTACGATGGGATTGTTAATTCTAAAGGATTCGCCGCTTTTAAGGAGCGTTCGAAACCCAAGCGATTAGAAATTGGAGGAAATCCTTGCTTACCTATCAACCAAGGGCAGATGGCGATTCTTTTAGCTAGCGGAGCGGTTAACGGAGCCATTGGAGAAGGTGACCACTATCATTTAGTACAAGGGTTAGAATTAGTCACAAAAGTACGAGAGGAAGAACAAAACGAACATGAGAATGGAGGGAAGACCACCATTTCAAAGGTTCGAACTCAAAGAGATGTATCCGTAAAAATTATCACCCCTTCCGGTTTAGTGAGGAAGTTAGTCTAA
- a CDS encoding HD-GYP domain-containing protein has translation MSQTIMEQPNPTHTIDALLEHDFYTLQHSLRVAELLYNFGCYLGFRREHLKELYYLGIEHDLGKLDVPKKTLNKKGKLTSDELGPILEHPIKGYQMVKKKDLYPPNLLEGILYHHENLDGSGYPYGLKANKIPLYARILRIVDSYDAMTTNRSYSKALTIDKSLTELQVFGGSYYDEELVKKFVSMVGSLPKNKSKIN, from the coding sequence ATGAGTCAAACAATAATGGAACAACCAAACCCTACTCACACAATAGATGCATTGCTAGAACATGACTTTTATACACTGCAACACTCCTTGCGAGTAGCTGAATTACTCTACAATTTTGGATGTTATTTAGGATTTCGAAGAGAACATCTAAAGGAACTATATTACTTAGGTATTGAACATGACCTCGGAAAGCTTGATGTGCCTAAGAAAACTTTGAACAAAAAAGGAAAATTAACTTCTGATGAACTAGGCCCCATACTTGAACATCCTATAAAAGGGTATCAGATGGTGAAAAAAAAGGACTTGTATCCTCCTAACTTGCTAGAGGGGATCTTATATCACCATGAAAACCTCGATGGTTCAGGATATCCCTATGGCCTAAAGGCGAATAAGATTCCGTTATATGCTAGGATCTTGAGGATTGTAGATAGTTACGATGCCATGACTACAAATCGAAGCTATTCTAAAGCCCTTACTATAGATAAGTCACTAACGGAACTCCAAGTGTTCGGTGGTTCCTATTACGATGAAGAGCTAGTTAAAAAGTTTGTGAGTATGGTAGGAAGTTTACCTAAAAACAAATCTAAAATTAACTAA
- a CDS encoding PKD domain-containing protein: protein MKKIFFSLTVILVVSISFPGNKANASIPVNSNGMYLEDVYWVEDFYPHHLYYDANIPFHLNSKYGKYLGKMLSVQDTETHLYGRTFAHSSTYYRWGKAMGGNPSYVRDYVRESKLERESDGRVFTRAHSRQLAESSGAELEVLFRSAGSTGVDRIVVKPTPYPTGDLNGPSVVNLNEDFTVSFDAREYYPYSGNRIKWELWFDDRFRVDSGTSYTSRITSKKIPLSLNGHGHRKMELRISDKVERETSITKNIYVNRPPEADFNASPNPTNTKKSVSFSNRSSDPDGDRLSYKYDYRKKGNSSWQRFSTATNPSQRFRSLGTYEVRLTATDTYGASDTEIKEIDVENQPPNANFTMSPNPTDRNTTVDFNDYSSDPENDSLTYQYHYRKKGALSWRSLSTRAEPSHRFTSLGTYEVRLRVTDIHGDYDTKTKEIDVENISPEVKVNYNPSPVYEGDDVDICITPTDEDKDRLKITLYIQKKGGSTQKVLEVSNLDSGTEKCHTVEDIEDGEYETTTTVTDGNDSKTVTLTFTAKELSITGHVNHTDKWEEKHMVLGNPLDHFYSGERFLLLADLIDYPVDYLNVFFEGYQLNSNLYTETVPLSADSPVSWVGDLYNSEFQDGNTKLRGGVITFDFEVKYQNGTIKRDTVNVEIIGDVYDVFQIKQKY, encoded by the coding sequence ATGAAAAAGATATTCTTTAGTTTAACGGTAATTCTAGTTGTCTCCATATCATTTCCCGGAAATAAGGCAAATGCTTCTATTCCAGTAAACTCTAATGGGATGTATTTAGAAGATGTTTATTGGGTTGAAGATTTTTATCCACACCATCTTTATTATGACGCAAATATACCTTTTCATTTAAATTCTAAATATGGCAAGTACCTAGGTAAGATGTTATCTGTACAAGATACGGAAACACATCTATATGGAAGAACATTTGCACATAGTTCGACTTATTACCGCTGGGGGAAAGCTATGGGTGGGAACCCTTCTTATGTAAGAGACTATGTAAGAGAGTCAAAACTTGAGAGAGAATCTGATGGGAGGGTTTTTACTAGGGCTCATTCCAGACAACTTGCAGAATCTTCAGGAGCAGAATTAGAAGTATTATTTCGTAGTGCCGGCTCTACTGGAGTCGACCGTATTGTTGTAAAACCTACCCCTTATCCTACAGGAGATCTTAATGGCCCTTCGGTAGTTAATTTAAATGAAGATTTTACGGTTTCATTTGATGCTAGAGAGTATTATCCCTACAGTGGAAACCGTATTAAGTGGGAACTATGGTTCGATGACCGTTTCCGAGTTGATAGCGGGACCTCTTATACTAGTAGAATAACTAGTAAAAAAATACCCTTATCATTAAATGGCCATGGTCATAGAAAAATGGAATTACGCATTTCTGATAAAGTTGAAAGAGAAACATCAATTACAAAAAACATTTATGTAAACCGCCCTCCTGAAGCTGATTTTAATGCGAGTCCTAACCCTACAAACACAAAGAAATCTGTTTCATTTTCAAATAGGTCAAGCGATCCTGATGGAGACCGTTTGTCTTATAAATATGATTATAGAAAAAAAGGGAATAGTTCTTGGCAGCGCTTCAGTACAGCAACAAACCCTTCGCAGCGTTTTAGGAGTCTAGGAACCTATGAAGTTAGACTAACCGCAACCGATACTTACGGTGCATCAGATACTGAAATAAAAGAAATTGATGTAGAAAATCAGCCTCCTAATGCTAACTTTACCATGAGCCCGAACCCTACGGATAGGAATACAACAGTTGATTTTAATGATTATTCAAGTGATCCGGAAAACGATAGCTTAACTTACCAGTATCATTATAGGAAAAAGGGTGCTTTAAGCTGGAGGAGCCTAAGCACACGTGCAGAACCCAGCCACAGATTTACTAGCTTAGGAACCTATGAAGTCAGATTGAGAGTTACAGATATTCATGGTGACTATGACACTAAGACAAAGGAAATAGATGTAGAAAACATAAGCCCTGAAGTTAAAGTTAATTATAACCCTTCTCCTGTGTATGAGGGCGATGATGTAGATATATGCATTACCCCTACTGACGAGGATAAAGACCGTCTGAAAATCACTCTATATATACAAAAAAAGGGAGGATCTACACAGAAAGTTCTTGAAGTGTCTAACCTTGATTCGGGCACTGAAAAATGTCATACAGTGGAAGACATAGAAGACGGCGAGTATGAAACCACTACTACAGTTACTGACGGCAATGATTCAAAAACTGTAACTTTAACATTTACAGCAAAGGAATTGTCCATCACTGGTCATGTAAACCATACAGACAAATGGGAAGAAAAGCATATGGTGCTTGGTAACCCGTTAGACCATTTCTATTCTGGAGAAAGGTTCTTATTACTAGCTGATTTGATTGATTATCCCGTAGATTACCTAAATGTATTCTTCGAAGGATATCAATTGAATAGCAACCTATATACAGAAACGGTACCGTTAAGTGCAGATTCTCCTGTCTCCTGGGTTGGCGACTTATACAATTCTGAATTCCAAGATGGCAATACCAAACTTAGAGGTGGGGTAATTACTTTTGATTTCGAAGTTAAATATCAAAATGGAACAATAAAAAGAGATACTGTTAATGTTGAAATAATTGGTGATGTATACGATGTATTTCAAATAAAGCAGAAATATTAA
- a CDS encoding SAF domain-containing protein, protein MKPRTKIILGIFTSLLLLALIPTYDIFLKDKIDSTAVVVVKADTEIKTNQTIEPEMLSIERRRKQDLVDDVVLADEINDITGKEAAELLVSNSMVSKKMIDYEQMLPNPDEKEAIRPIVSDMIYAKPGSLRRKDNIDIYTISGDVTDKRMAETSEDTEDNEVSSEDVKKAEKEALKTPLLTNVRVVYVKDSANNEVTGEDGKVVAKGERLNATGNISDLEVILNEEDFNKLMKAVIEDNQKLYITYN, encoded by the coding sequence ATGAAACCACGTACGAAGATAATTTTAGGGATTTTCACCTCGTTATTATTACTTGCTTTAATACCGACTTACGATATCTTTCTGAAAGACAAGATTGACAGTACAGCGGTAGTAGTAGTGAAAGCAGATACAGAAATTAAAACAAATCAAACGATTGAACCCGAAATGCTCAGTATTGAAAGAAGAAGAAAACAAGATTTAGTAGATGACGTTGTATTAGCAGATGAAATCAATGATATCACTGGCAAGGAAGCTGCTGAATTATTAGTAAGCAATTCAATGGTTTCTAAGAAGATGATTGATTATGAACAAATGCTACCTAATCCGGATGAAAAAGAAGCTATACGTCCCATCGTAAGCGACATGATATACGCTAAACCAGGAAGTTTGCGTCGTAAAGATAATATCGACATTTATACAATTAGTGGGGATGTAACAGATAAAAGAATGGCGGAAACCAGCGAAGATACAGAGGATAATGAAGTATCGAGTGAAGATGTGAAGAAAGCTGAGAAAGAAGCCTTGAAAACTCCACTCCTCACCAATGTTCGTGTTGTTTATGTGAAAGACTCGGCAAACAATGAAGTTACTGGAGAAGACGGCAAAGTAGTTGCAAAAGGAGAACGATTGAATGCAACGGGTAATATTTCCGACTTAGAAGTGATTTTAAATGAAGAGGATTTCAATAAATTGATGAAAGCAGTTATTGAAGATAACCAAAAGCTCTATATCACTTATAACTAA
- a CDS encoding ParA family protein — protein MNIGVISKNSQYKELLEKNELVELAPLRSELKQEYNFSIDIDALLIDGETFSYEQLASVRNVFPEIPVFYKISGMKTHESIRTVQRLCAAHLIKPITEGLTYEQCTNQILQFMAKEKGLESNKVVTFFGTHSGAGVSTTVLNIAEAVSQKAQEKVLVLSLNAWDPSDYFLNYKGKYLNDLKVDLKNKNLTSSNLREALFQHHNFYHLAGNRDIKLQRYFTNEEIEHLIEVAKESFDLILIDGGTHFDTALATQAYVSSNLRFIVTNQEDKGYRGYFPHVFQQLIEPSGGKKSDFMLIINRFQPSMSLINEKDLEEELEIDRLATIPDMDVLGAVSIRQKKLLYTTSERMYTKEIDTIANVIFSEANLTLAPNLEQTNEKKGVLRGIFRKKKEVEKTW, from the coding sequence ATGAACATCGGTGTCATTAGTAAAAACAGTCAGTATAAAGAGCTTCTAGAAAAGAATGAGCTTGTAGAACTTGCTCCTTTACGTTCAGAACTAAAACAAGAGTACAACTTCAGTATCGACATAGATGCACTTCTTATAGATGGAGAGACGTTTTCTTATGAGCAACTTGCTTCCGTTCGCAATGTGTTTCCAGAAATCCCCGTGTTTTATAAAATTTCAGGAATGAAAACGCATGAATCTATTCGAACGGTCCAAAGGTTATGTGCAGCTCACTTAATAAAACCAATTACCGAAGGATTAACTTACGAACAATGTACAAATCAGATTTTACAGTTCATGGCCAAAGAAAAAGGATTGGAAAGTAACAAGGTCGTAACGTTTTTTGGTACACATAGCGGTGCTGGTGTTAGTACCACTGTTTTAAATATAGCGGAAGCAGTCTCCCAAAAAGCACAAGAGAAAGTACTGGTGCTAAGTTTAAATGCTTGGGACCCTTCCGACTACTTTCTAAATTACAAAGGGAAATATCTCAATGACTTAAAAGTTGATTTAAAGAACAAGAACCTCACTTCTTCGAACCTTAGAGAGGCACTGTTCCAACATCATAACTTTTATCACCTTGCAGGGAATAGAGATATTAAACTTCAACGATACTTCACTAATGAAGAAATTGAACATTTGATTGAAGTGGCCAAGGAATCCTTCGACTTAATCCTTATAGATGGAGGCACTCACTTTGATACTGCGTTAGCTACTCAAGCATATGTCTCGAGTAACCTTAGATTTATTGTTACGAACCAAGAAGATAAGGGTTATCGAGGTTATTTTCCACACGTTTTCCAACAACTAATTGAACCGTCAGGTGGAAAAAAATCAGATTTTATGCTTATCATTAACCGCTTTCAACCAAGCATGTCTTTGATAAATGAAAAAGATCTTGAAGAAGAGCTTGAAATTGACCGGTTAGCCACAATTCCAGATATGGATGTTTTAGGAGCTGTTTCAATTCGTCAAAAGAAACTACTTTATACGACCTCAGAACGAATGTACACCAAAGAAATAGATACAATCGCCAACGTAATATTCTCTGAAGCTAACCTAACACTAGCTCCTAATCTTGAACAAACCAACGAGAAAAAAGGTGTATTAAGAGGGATATTCCGTAAGAAGAAGGAGGTTGAGAAGACATGGTAA
- the ssb gene encoding single-stranded DNA-binding protein, producing MLNRVVLAGRLTKDPELRYTPNGVAVANFTIAVNRPFSNNDGDRDADFINCVVWRRAAENLANFMSKGSLVGVDGRLQTRSFDNQEGKRVFVTEVVADSVQFLESKGSSQSNSGNNTNRSGSNNDFGRNNNQRGQNPISDHGDPIDISDDDLPF from the coding sequence ATGTTGAACAGAGTAGTATTAGCAGGAAGACTTACGAAAGATCCAGAATTACGATACACACCAAATGGGGTTGCGGTCGCTAATTTCACTATTGCAGTGAATCGACCATTCTCAAATAACGATGGAGACCGGGATGCGGATTTCATCAACTGTGTCGTATGGAGAAGAGCTGCTGAAAACTTGGCCAACTTTATGAGTAAAGGAAGTCTTGTTGGTGTAGATGGACGATTGCAAACACGTAGCTTTGATAATCAAGAAGGTAAACGCGTTTTTGTAACAGAAGTTGTCGCTGACAGCGTTCAATTCTTAGAGTCTAAAGGGAGTTCACAAAGTAACAGCGGGAATAACACTAACCGTTCTGGAAGTAATAATGACTTTGGACGAAATAATAACCAAAGAGGTCAAAACCCTATTTCAGACCATGGCGATCCAATCGATATTTCCGATGACGATTTGCCATTCTGA